The DNA region ATGCCGCCCCGGCAGCGACATCCCGGACATTTCTGAACGAGCATGTCGAGCCGGCTTTCAGCACCGCCAGGGGGACACTCAATGCCATCAGGATCACCAGGAGACCACCTGGAAAGGCCGCAGCCTCTAGAGGAGCTGTCCTCAGCGAAAACAATAGGAATAAAGCCACAACAAGCATGACTACTGCAATCAATCGCTCCATCTGCACATCACCATTTACGGGTCTGACCGGGGCGCGATGACCTGCCGCACCCCAGTCAGACTCGAGTGTTATGTTCACGCTATTTCTTCATGAGACCAGCCCGATCAATGATCTTCTTGTACGTCTCATGAGATGCCTTGATCAACTCGTTCGTTGCATCAGGCCCCTTGAATACGTAGCCTATGCCTGCATCTTTGTAAGCTTTTTTAAGATCCGGATCGTTCATGGCTTTTTCGAAGATGTCATATAGCCCCTTCGCGATATTGTCGGGGGTGCCGCGCGGGACAGCCAGGATCCTCCAGACACTGAGGTCAACGGCGATGCCTTTCTCAGTGAAGGTTGGTACATCCGGCCACGCTGCCAGTCGCTGCAGTCCAGAGTGGGCGAGGACTTTGAGCTGACCGGAGTCGACCTGGCCGGCAATCTCAGACGGATACGGTACTCCGGCGTCAAGGTCTCCCGCCAGAATACTCATCACTATCTGAGCCCCACCTTTTACCGATACCCTCTGGAACTTCACGCCCGTAGCCATCTCTATCTGCTCGCGCACGTAGTCGTGGTTGGTCCAGTTACCTGAAACGCCGATCCTGATTTTTTGGGGGTTCTGCTTGGCGAAAGCGATGAACTCATCGAGCGCCTTGTCGTACGGGCCACCCTTCTTTACGACGAGGCAGTTGGGGTCCGCGGCGATTTGACAAATCGGCCTGAACGAATCGTACTTGTATTGCACACCTGGAACGAGGTACTGGTCGGTGACCAGGGAAATCGCCATCTGCCCGATAGTATAGCCGTCGGGTGGGGCCTGGAGCACTTTGGTGTAGGCCACAACACCTGCTCCCTGATCCTCATTGAGGATATTGACCGGTTGACCTGCGTACTTGCTGGCGAACTGGGCAAATATCCTTGCGGTAGTGTCGTGTCCCCCGCCCGGCTTCGATGGGACTACTATCGTCAGAGGTTTCGTGGGTTTCCAGGCTTCTCCCTTTGACTGAGAAGCGTTCGACGAGCAACCCGATGCAAACACGGCCAGAAGTACGACGGCAAGCCACAATACTGTAGTTCGGTTACGGCTAACCATTCTCAATTCCCCCTATCTATGAGTTCCCCCGCGGGCTGTCCGTATTGTATCGCTTTCTGTAGAAGGGCTTGAGTTCCGCTATCGGCACCTTCCTGTTTATGAGATCCCGCATGTGAGTCTCTTCCTGGAGAATCGACCTGACCTTCTCCAGTACGAGCTGCACTTTGTCGGCAGGTACGATACACACCCCCGAATCGTCCGCCACAACCAGGTCGCCGGGGATTACCTGAACGTCGTGAAGGGTTACCGGCCCGTTGATCTCGATGGCTTCAATCCGGAATTTTCCGGTTATCGGGGTACGCCCACGGCACCATACCGGATAGTCCATCTGCC from Bacillota bacterium includes:
- a CDS encoding tripartite tricarboxylate transporter TctB family protein, which codes for MERLIAVVMLVVALFLLFSLRTAPLEAAAFPGGLLVILMALSVPLAVLKAGSTCSFRNVRDVAAGAALLIAYVIALPRVGFIVSTVTLLFVSIILAGYRASKIKVALISAAVTVAIYWPFVHVFGVPLP
- a CDS encoding tripartite tricarboxylate transporter substrate binding protein yields the protein MVSRNRTTVLWLAVVLLAVFASGCSSNASQSKGEAWKPTKPLTIVVPSKPGGGHDTTARIFAQFASKYAGQPVNILNEDQGAGVVAYTKVLQAPPDGYTIGQMAISLVTDQYLVPGVQYKYDSFRPICQIAADPNCLVVKKGGPYDKALDEFIAFAKQNPQKIRIGVSGNWTNHDYVREQIEMATGVKFQRVSVKGGAQIVMSILAGDLDAGVPYPSEIAGQVDSGQLKVLAHSGLQRLAAWPDVPTFTEKGIAVDLSVWRILAVPRGTPDNIAKGLYDIFEKAMNDPDLKKAYKDAGIGYVFKGPDATNELIKASHETYKKIIDRAGLMKK